A single genomic interval of Haloterrigena salifodinae harbors:
- a CDS encoding MFS transporter produces the protein MSALSDPTRRRWLAWAALATVFLLVNLHRLSTAVLSDRLTDAFGTTAAQLGTLHAAFFLIYAVAQIPTGVLADRFGPRYVGSIGGLVLSLGAVGFALSGSYLAAVASRALIGLGSAVIFVTILRFCANWYRADEFATMTGLTGSVAGLGAILATTPLAVAVDALGWRATMIGLAAVGFVAAGAVFVVARQSPAAAGLEPIAGVPEQPSVTLAETAGHLRTLARDPDQWLLSAVFFAGNGAILTLIGLWGVPYLAIVYGLDVTTASSFTLLGSIGLLVGPPAIGWVSDRLERRVLPMTAGVGLLTIAFSVIPVFGRPPLAIIAVSYLACGVLFGAAMLSLSTVKDRYPPAASGVATATVNTAGFVGATVLPTLMGLVLDAYRTGETVGGTVAYTRYGYRVAFGILAGTVAVAFCCSCWLLVRDRDTSSSPSAREGSSAR, from the coding sequence GTGAGCGCGCTGTCGGATCCCACTAGGCGGCGGTGGCTCGCGTGGGCCGCGCTAGCAACCGTCTTCCTGCTCGTCAATCTCCACCGATTGTCGACGGCCGTACTGTCGGATCGGCTGACCGACGCGTTCGGGACGACTGCGGCCCAGCTCGGGACGCTCCACGCCGCCTTCTTCCTCATCTACGCGGTCGCTCAGATCCCGACCGGCGTGCTCGCCGACCGGTTCGGCCCCCGGTACGTCGGCTCGATCGGCGGGCTCGTCCTGAGCCTCGGCGCCGTCGGCTTCGCGCTGAGCGGCAGCTACCTCGCGGCCGTCGCCTCGCGGGCGCTCATCGGCCTGGGTAGTGCCGTCATCTTCGTCACGATCCTCCGGTTTTGCGCCAACTGGTACCGCGCCGACGAGTTCGCCACGATGACCGGACTGACCGGCAGCGTCGCCGGACTCGGGGCGATCCTCGCGACCACGCCGCTGGCGGTCGCCGTCGACGCGCTGGGGTGGCGGGCCACGATGATCGGCCTGGCCGCCGTTGGCTTCGTCGCCGCCGGGGCCGTCTTTGTCGTCGCGCGCCAGTCGCCGGCCGCGGCAGGCCTCGAACCCATCGCGGGCGTCCCGGAGCAGCCGTCGGTCACGCTCGCGGAGACCGCCGGTCACCTGCGAACGCTCGCTCGCGACCCCGACCAGTGGCTGCTGTCGGCCGTCTTCTTCGCCGGCAACGGCGCGATACTGACGCTGATCGGCCTGTGGGGCGTTCCCTACCTCGCGATCGTCTACGGCCTCGACGTGACGACCGCGTCCTCGTTTACCCTCCTCGGATCGATCGGCCTGCTGGTCGGTCCGCCGGCGATCGGCTGGGTCTCCGATCGACTCGAGCGGCGCGTGCTGCCGATGACGGCGGGAGTCGGCCTGTTGACGATCGCGTTCAGCGTGATCCCCGTCTTCGGGCGCCCCCCGCTGGCGATCATCGCCGTCTCGTACCTGGCCTGCGGCGTCCTCTTCGGCGCCGCGATGCTGTCGCTGTCGACCGTGAAGGACCGGTACCCGCCCGCGGCCAGCGGTGTCGCGACGGCCACCGTGAACACAGCGGGGTTCGTCGGCGCGACGGTTCTCCCGACGCTCATGGGGCTGGTGTTGGACGCTTACCGGACCGGCGAGACCGTCGGCGGCACCGTCGCCTACACTCGGTACGGGTACCGGGTCGCCTTCGGCATCCTCGCGGGGACCGTCGCCGTCGCCTTTTGCTGTTCGTGTTGGCTCCTCGTCCGCGACCGCGACACCTCCTCGTCGCCGTCGGCGCGCGAGGGCTCGAGCGCACGATAA
- the nucS gene encoding endonuclease NucS: MTLEQPSLSAACEAVADGIEREALVTVFGRCSVDYEGRASSVLEAGDRHVMLKPDGAALVHTDEGQQPVNWQPPGCEHDVYCDDGDANGSGVEADADPDALVLESLRSNPDERLLVRFQRVLQVSAFSGTDENELALSGTEEDLRQRILEEPDLLETGFTPLATERATPAGAVDIYGEDSAGRTVVVELKRRRVGPDAVGQLRRYVDALERDLHADADVRGVLVAPSVTDRADRLLGDHGLEFVSLKPTGD, encoded by the coding sequence GTGACCCTCGAGCAGCCGTCGCTGTCGGCCGCCTGCGAGGCCGTCGCCGACGGCATCGAGCGCGAGGCGCTCGTCACCGTCTTCGGTCGCTGTTCCGTCGACTACGAGGGTCGCGCCTCGAGCGTGCTCGAGGCGGGCGACCGCCACGTCATGCTCAAACCGGACGGCGCGGCGCTGGTCCACACCGACGAGGGCCAGCAGCCGGTCAACTGGCAGCCTCCGGGCTGCGAGCACGACGTCTACTGCGACGACGGGGACGCCAACGGAAGCGGCGTTGAGGCGGACGCCGACCCCGACGCACTCGTCCTCGAGAGCCTCCGGTCGAATCCCGACGAGCGGCTGCTGGTGCGATTCCAGCGGGTCCTGCAGGTCTCGGCTTTCTCGGGAACCGACGAGAACGAACTCGCCCTCTCCGGGACCGAGGAGGACCTCCGCCAGCGCATTCTCGAGGAACCCGACCTGCTCGAGACCGGGTTCACGCCGCTGGCGACCGAGCGCGCGACGCCGGCCGGCGCCGTCGACATCTACGGCGAGGATTCGGCGGGCCGGACGGTCGTCGTCGAACTCAAGCGCCGCCGCGTCGGGCCGGACGCGGTCGGCCAACTGCGCCGGTACGTCGACGCCCTCGAGCGCGATCTCCACGCCGACGCCGACGTCCGCGGGGTTCTGGTCGCCCCGTCCGTGACCGACCGAGCCGATCGGTTGCTCGGGGACCACGGCCTCGAGTTCGTCTCGCTGAAACCGACCGGCGACTGA
- a CDS encoding beta-CASP ribonuclease aCPSF1, with translation MSTVEQQLDDLKAEITSELPSDISVSSVKYEGPEVVVYTRDPKKFAQQGDLIRQLASKLRKRITVRPDPSVLSRPEEAREEIMSVIPEEAGVTDLDFHADTGEVVIEAEKPGMVIGRHGSTLREITKNVGWTPEVVRTPPIESSTVSNVRSFLKQERDERRDILEKVGRQIHREEMSDDEYVRITTLGCCREVGRASFILSTPETRILIDCGDKPGAEGEVPYLHAPEALGAGPQTIDAVVLTHAHLDHSALIPLLFKYGYDGPIYCTEPTRDLMGLLTLDYLDVAAKEGRAPPYESEQVREAIKHCIPLEYGDVTDIAPDVKLTFHNAGHILGSAVSHFHIGDGLYNVAFSGDIHYEDTRLFNGATNDFPRVETLVMESTYGGRNDYQTDQEDSEENLKEVINETYEEGGKVLIPAFAVGRSQELMLVLEEAMRSGDIPEMPVHLDGMIWEATAIHTTYPEYLRDDLRDRIFHDDENPFLADEFNHIDGGEEERQDVADGEPCIILSTSGMVTGGPIMSWLSHIGPDPDSTLVFVGYQAQGTLGSRIQKGWDEIPTSEVGAMGNGGGRGTLDLNVDVETVDGFSGHADRAGLENFVKTMNPRPEKVLCVHGDERSTQDLSSALYHNYDMRTFAPKNLETFRFL, from the coding sequence ATGAGTACTGTAGAGCAGCAACTCGACGATCTGAAAGCAGAGATCACGAGCGAGTTACCGAGCGATATCTCGGTCTCCTCGGTGAAATACGAAGGCCCCGAAGTGGTGGTCTACACGCGCGATCCGAAGAAGTTCGCTCAACAGGGCGATCTCATCCGGCAACTCGCGAGCAAACTTCGCAAGCGCATCACCGTCCGCCCCGATCCGAGCGTTCTCTCGCGACCCGAAGAGGCCCGCGAGGAGATCATGAGCGTCATCCCCGAAGAGGCCGGCGTCACAGACCTCGACTTCCACGCCGACACCGGCGAGGTCGTCATCGAGGCCGAAAAGCCGGGCATGGTCATCGGCCGCCACGGCTCGACGCTCCGCGAGATCACCAAAAACGTCGGTTGGACGCCCGAAGTCGTCCGCACGCCGCCGATCGAGTCCTCGACCGTCTCGAACGTCCGTAGTTTCCTCAAACAGGAACGCGACGAGCGACGGGATATCTTAGAGAAGGTCGGCCGACAGATCCACCGCGAGGAGATGTCCGACGACGAGTACGTCCGCATCACGACGCTGGGCTGCTGTCGCGAGGTCGGCCGGGCCTCGTTCATCCTCTCGACGCCCGAAACCCGGATCCTCATCGACTGCGGCGACAAACCCGGCGCGGAGGGTGAAGTGCCCTACCTCCACGCGCCCGAGGCGCTCGGCGCCGGTCCGCAGACAATCGACGCCGTTGTCCTCACCCACGCCCACCTCGACCACTCCGCGCTGATCCCGCTGCTGTTTAAGTACGGCTACGACGGGCCGATCTACTGCACGGAGCCCACCCGGGACCTGATGGGGCTGCTGACGCTTGACTACCTGGACGTCGCCGCCAAGGAGGGACGCGCCCCGCCGTACGAGTCCGAGCAGGTCCGCGAGGCGATCAAACACTGCATCCCGCTCGAGTACGGCGACGTCACGGACATCGCGCCGGACGTCAAACTCACCTTCCACAACGCCGGCCACATCCTCGGCTCGGCCGTCTCGCACTTCCACATCGGCGACGGCCTCTACAACGTCGCGTTCTCCGGCGACATCCACTACGAGGACACCCGCCTGTTCAACGGAGCGACGAACGACTTCCCGCGCGTCGAGACGCTGGTGATGGAGTCGACCTACGGCGGTCGCAACGACTACCAGACCGACCAGGAGGACTCCGAGGAGAACCTCAAGGAGGTCATCAACGAGACCTACGAGGAGGGCGGCAAGGTCCTCATCCCCGCTTTCGCGGTCGGCCGGTCACAGGAGCTCATGCTCGTCCTCGAGGAGGCGATGCGCAGCGGAGACATCCCCGAGATGCCGGTCCACTTGGACGGGATGATCTGGGAGGCGACGGCGATCCACACAACTTACCCCGAGTACCTTCGCGACGACCTGCGCGACCGCATCTTCCACGACGACGAGAACCCCTTCCTCGCCGACGAGTTCAACCACATCGACGGCGGCGAGGAGGAGCGCCAGGACGTCGCCGACGGCGAGCCCTGTATCATCCTCTCGACGTCCGGGATGGTCACCGGCGGTCCGATCATGTCGTGGCTGTCCCACATCGGCCCCGATCCGGACTCGACACTGGTCTTCGTCGGCTACCAGGCCCAGGGAACCCTCGGGAGCCGCATCCAGAAGGGGTGGGACGAGATTCCGACCAGCGAAGTCGGTGCCATGGGCAACGGCGGCGGCCGCGGCACCCTCGATCTGAACGTCGACGTCGAGACCGTCGACGGCTTCTCCGGCCACGCCGACCGCGCCGGCCTCGAGAACTTCGTCAAGACGATGAACCCGCGCCCCGAGAAGGTGCTCTGTGTCCACGGCGACGAGCGGTCGACGCAGGACCTCTCCTCGGCGCTGTACCACAACTACGACATGCGGACGTTCGCGCCGAAGAACCTCGAGACCTTCAGGTTCTTGTAA
- a CDS encoding elongation factor 1-beta, with translation MGKVAAKIKVMPNSPEIDLDALQERLESTLPEGAKINGVEREEVAFGLVALYPTVIVPDGAGGTEAVEEGFSDVEGVESVGVENVGRI, from the coding sequence ATGGGAAAGGTAGCCGCGAAAATCAAGGTCATGCCGAACAGCCCTGAAATCGATCTCGACGCGCTCCAGGAGCGCCTCGAGAGCACGCTCCCCGAGGGCGCCAAGATCAACGGCGTCGAACGCGAGGAAGTCGCGTTCGGTCTCGTCGCACTCTACCCGACCGTGATCGTCCCTGACGGCGCGGGCGGTACGGAGGCCGTCGAGGAAGGCTTCTCGGACGTCGAGGGCGTCGAGAGCGTCGGCGTCGAGAACGTCGGCCGTATCTAA
- a CDS encoding HVO_2753 family zinc finger protein: MSTTDESQRRSCVSCGLNIAGTNAAAFKCPDCGTQIYRCAKCRKQSNLYECPDCGFTGP, from the coding sequence ATGAGTACGACCGACGAAAGCCAGAGGCGCTCGTGCGTCTCCTGTGGGCTCAACATCGCCGGCACCAACGCCGCCGCGTTCAAGTGTCCCGACTGTGGCACCCAGATCTACCGCTGTGCCAAGTGCCGCAAGCAGAGCAACCTCTACGAGTGCCCCGACTGCGGATTCACCGGTCCGTAA
- the nreA gene encoding DNA repair protein NreA, which translates to MRLDDYIEELEPDEEAKRRRLAKEKSYEITDHLEEFEQNFEQALSGDSLVGSTAPSIFVGRSNYPDIPVGVLSPVGDENAAEDYVTDGNWYQQGYDIPDVLQRRTGLLNSNKRANVDSPSIASRLTPNVHDAWDGFVGVQREVAIADRPVDLEIGLDDTPDLGLDTGTDVATPRGPRANARNAELRENPYVPKPIKKTLEDDDWQAQGAMTYLYRRGFDVYDINSILSAGALGETDQRRLVPTRWSITAVDDTVGQFLRGRIRNAPSVDEVQVWANEYMGNRYWVILAPGNWEFELVEMKAPGSIWNPDPEGDTWMASASEGFDGRSSYVEETAGAYYAARLAALEHLESIGRQAKCLVLREVSDDYWAPVGVWQVRESVRNAFDGEYGEAETFHDAVAEVATQLPISHARLRRKSELAAGLQSNLSAFSARD; encoded by the coding sequence ATGCGCCTCGACGACTACATCGAGGAGTTAGAACCCGATGAGGAGGCGAAGCGACGGCGCCTCGCCAAGGAGAAGTCCTACGAGATCACGGACCACCTTGAGGAGTTCGAACAGAACTTCGAGCAAGCGCTGTCCGGCGACTCGCTCGTGGGCTCGACGGCTCCCTCGATCTTCGTCGGGCGGTCGAACTACCCGGACATCCCCGTGGGGGTGCTCTCGCCGGTCGGCGACGAGAACGCCGCCGAGGACTATGTCACCGACGGGAACTGGTACCAGCAGGGGTACGACATTCCGGACGTCCTCCAGCGTCGAACGGGCCTGCTGAACTCCAACAAGCGTGCGAACGTCGACTCGCCGAGCATCGCGAGTCGACTGACGCCCAACGTCCACGACGCCTGGGACGGTTTCGTCGGCGTCCAGCGCGAGGTCGCCATCGCGGATCGGCCGGTCGACCTCGAGATCGGCCTCGACGACACCCCCGATCTGGGCCTCGACACCGGCACGGACGTCGCGACGCCCCGCGGCCCCCGCGCCAACGCTCGCAACGCCGAGTTGCGGGAGAACCCTTACGTCCCGAAGCCGATCAAGAAGACCTTAGAAGACGACGACTGGCAGGCCCAGGGCGCGATGACCTACCTCTATCGTCGGGGGTTCGATGTCTACGACATCAACTCGATCCTCTCGGCGGGCGCGCTCGGCGAGACCGACCAGCGACGGCTCGTCCCGACGCGGTGGTCGATCACCGCCGTCGACGACACCGTCGGTCAGTTCCTCCGCGGGCGCATCCGCAACGCGCCCAGCGTCGACGAGGTGCAGGTCTGGGCCAACGAGTACATGGGCAACCGCTACTGGGTGATCCTCGCGCCGGGCAACTGGGAGTTCGAACTCGTCGAGATGAAGGCGCCCGGCAGCATCTGGAACCCCGATCCCGAGGGTGACACCTGGATGGCCAGCGCCAGCGAGGGATTCGACGGGCGCTCGAGCTACGTCGAGGAGACCGCCGGCGCCTACTACGCCGCCCGACTGGCCGCCTTAGAGCACCTCGAGTCGATCGGGCGACAGGCGAAGTGTCTCGTCCTCCGCGAAGTGAGCGACGACTACTGGGCGCCCGTCGGCGTCTGGCAGGTCCGCGAGAGCGTGCGCAACGCTTTCGACGGAGAGTACGGCGAGGCCGAGACCTTCCACGACGCCGTCGCCGAGGTCGCGACGCAGCTTCCGATCTCCCACGCTCGCCTCCGGCGGAAATCCGAACTCGCGGCGGGGCTGCAGTCGAATCTCAGCGCCTTTTCTGCTCGAGACTAG